The following are encoded together in the Lactuca sativa cultivar Salinas chromosome 1, Lsat_Salinas_v11, whole genome shotgun sequence genome:
- the LOC111909799 gene encoding umecyanin — protein MAKLKSSLLLLMAMVVASMEFEGSTAREYFVGESKGWTVPQNPGFYVRWSLFHIFKINDVLVFNFTNGVYNVAEVTQEAYTNCDGQNPISLQTTSPARFTITNAANHYYICTIGQNCMHSQKLAIKVSTADNNSSAMSLH, from the coding sequence ATGGCGAAATTAAAGTCAAGTTTGCTTCTGCTTATGGCCATGGTAGTTGCATCCATGGAGTTCGAGGGCTCAACAGCAAGAGAGTATTTCGTTGGTGAATCCAAAGGTTGGACTGTGCCACAAAATCCAGGTTTCTATGTTAGGTGGTCACTATTCCATATCTTCAAAATCAATGACGTTCTTGTTTTTAACTTCACCAACGGAGTTTATAACGTAGCAGAAGTGACACAGGAGGCATACACAAACTGTGATGGCCAAAATCCTATCTCACTCCAGACTACAAGCCCTGCTAGATTTACAATTACGAATGCGGCTAACCATTATTACATCTGCACCATAGGCCAAAATTGTATGCATTCTCAGAAATTAGCGATTAAGGTTTCCACCGCGGACAACAACTCGTCTGCCATGTCACTTCATTGA
- the LOC122195294 gene encoding disease resistance protein RPV1-like: MVVLSEHSEGSSPSSSTHGHTYDVFLSFRGIDTRHSFTDHLNKALMGANITTFLDDEEIESGEELKRELESAIKASRASVIVLSKNYASSTWCLDELVLILEQRMTSNHIVIPIFYHVEPTHIRKQQSSFGDAMAKHKQMMEEETNANKRSQWTEKMERWNEALLEISNLKGKDVKDRCMKLNLSLQ; this comes from the exons ATGGTTGTTCTCTCTGAACATTCAGAAGGATCTTCACCTTCTTCATCAACTCATGGTCATACATATGACGTGTTTTTAAGTTTTAGAGGCATCGACACTCGTCATAGTTTCACAGATCACCTTAACAAGGCTCTCATGGGTGCCAATATCACCACCTTCTTGGATGATGAAGAGATTGAAAGTGGGGAAGAACTGAAACGAGAATTGGAGAGTGCGATCAAAGCATCTAGGGCTTCTGTTATCGTGTTGTCCAAGAATTATGCTTCTTCGACATGGTGCCTTGACGAATTGGTGCTAATCCTTGAGCAACGTATGACATCCAACCATATTGTTATCCCCATATTTTATCATGTTGAGCCCACCCATATCAGGAAGCAACAAAGTAGTTTCGGAGATGCAATGGCTAAGCATAAGCAGATGATGGAGGAGGAAACTAATGCAAACAAAAGAAGTCAATGGACTGAAAAGATGGAAAGATGGAACGAAGCACTTTTAgaaatttcaaatctaaaagggaAGGATGTAAAAGACAG ATGCATGAAACTGAATCTAAGTCTTCAATAA